The window AGCCGATGCACTATCCCTTGGTCAGGAGGTTTGTGGGTTCTAGAAAAGTGAGGGGGTCAGTGTAGCTGGAGAGGAGTGAGGGCAAGTGGTGGGAGATGAGGGCAGGGAAGTCAGCAGGTGCCCTTGCAGGCCACGATGAAAGCCCGAATTCTAGTCCTAGGGGAAGCCACCACTGTTATAGCAAATGAAGCATCTGGTTGGTTTGACGAGCTCTCTGGCCACAGCTTAGACATGACCTGGAGGGGACTGAGTGCAGCGTAGAGGCCGTGGAGGCTATGGGGATTGATGACACGCACCTGGATACAAATACCGACTCATGTTGCATACCTGAAATTAATGTAATGATATatttcaattatacctcaatttttatgatctatctatctgtctatctatctttctatctgtctttctatctacctacctacttacctacctatctaatttttttagcaagagagagggaagaatagacagggacagacaggaagggagagagatgagaagcatcaattctttgctgcagcatcttagtttttcattgattgctttctcatatgtgccttgactgtgggcctccagcagagctagtgacctcttgctcaagccagcgaccttgggcttcaagtgagaactttgggctcaagccattgaccatggggtcatgtctatgataccatgctcaagtgCCTGTGTTCaacctggatgagcccacgctcaagccagtgaccttgggatttcaaacctgggtcctcagcattctaggctgatgttctatccattgcgccactgcctggtcagactatacctcaatttttaaaaagtgaaaaaagcctgaccaggtggcggcgcagtggatagagggtcggactgggatgtggaaggacccaggtttgagaccccggggttgccagcttgagcgcgggctcatctggcttgagcaaaaaaaaaaaaaaaaagctcaatagcatggacccaaggtcactggcttgagcagggggttactcagtctgctgaaggcccgcggtcatggcacatatgagaaagcaatcaatgaacaactatggtgtcgcaacgaaaaactgatgattgatgcttctcatctctctctgttcctgtctgtccctatctatccctctatctgactctctgtccctgtaaaaaaaaaaaaagtgaaaaaagcacTTAGATTTGGCACCTATTTTGTAGGTAGAATTTGGATGTGGGGTATGAGACAAGGGAAGCCATGAAGCTCAACTCTGcaggtggttgttttttttttgtttgtttgtttgtgtgtgtgtgtgtgtgtgtgtgtgtgtgtgtgtgtgacagagacagactgagagagggccagacagacagaaagggagagagatgagaagcatcaattctttgttccagcgccttagttgttcattgattgctttcccatatgtgtcttgaccagggggctacagcacactgagtgaccccttgctcaaaccagcgaccctgcactcaagctggtgatccttgctcaaaccagatgagcccatgacgctctatccactgcgacactgcctggttaggcttaaTTCCCCAGTTTTTAGCCTGGTAAATGAGGGTTGTTTGCTGAGATGTGGAAGATGCTGGAAAGATCAGAGGTAGGTACAGAGAAAGATGAGGTGGTGAATTTGAGATCCAAgcagggaatttaaaaaaattattatttatttattccttttgtgatagaaacagaaagagagagagagagagagagagagagagatggacagacaggaagggagaaagatgagaaacatcaattctttgttgcagctccttagtctccttagatgttcattgattgctttcttataaagTGCCTTGATGTGGATGGGGTTAGGGGGTGAGctgaagcagagtgagtgaccccttgctcaagcctcaagccagagaccttgggtttcaagccagagacctttgggctcaaatgtatgatcccatgctcaagccaggaacctccgcatcccagtcggatgctctatctgctgcgccaccgtcTGATCGGGCAAGGATCAATATCCTATTTGATGAGAAATGCTCAGTAGCAGAAACTGTCTGACACTTCCTGATGACTTGAATTTTGCCCAAGGGCGACGTCTAAGAAGCCATTCTCTGCCTCCAGAAGATAAAAACGAATAGACAAGTGCCCGTAACGCAGTGGATTTCCACCAGGTGGCAGTAAAAGTATGACTTTCTTCATGTGAGGTAGCGGACACGCAAAAATGAATAACAGCTCCAAGCGGCTTACGTATTTCGGAACAGGCCACGCCCTGACCTACGGGACTCGAGGAGGGTCATGTGACAAAGCAACTTCCGGCCTATCTCCCCAGTGTCTTTCCGAGCCCCGGTTTCCTGCATTCCCGTAGAACTGCGTGCCAGGGCTTAGAGAGTGTTTCTAGGCCACTGGAGGTCTGGCTTGGGGCTGCTCTGATCTGAGAGCGCGGCCACTGGAGCATGGAGGGTCACCCGGAGGGGCTGGCGCCCGCGGCGGCGCTGGCCGCTGTGCTGAAGCACAGCTCAGCGCTGCCGCCCGAGAGCGCCCAGGTCAGGGGATACGATTTCAACCGTGGCGTGGACTACCACGCGCTGCTGGAAGCCTTCCGCACTACTGGTTTCCAGGCTACCAACTTCGGGCGCGCAGTGCATCAAGTCAACGCCATGGTGAGACCAGGGTGGgacttcttgggctgagggggCGTGGCCTCTGGTAGCTCCGAAGGTGTGCAGTACTTGGAGGAGCGGGGCTTTCCTAGATGAAGGAGGCGTGTTCTTCGTTGGAGCGGCCCAATAGTCGGGGAGAGGTGGGGCTTACCCGTGGCGGGAATTTCTGTTTTGCGAGGTTGACCCCCAGCAGCGACATCCTAGAATCGAGAAAGGATGGGGATTGATTCTAGATAGGGAGGCGGGTTTAGGCAATGTTTGTGTTCCGGAATGAGGGGAGCCTGTGGCTCGTTGAGGGTGGAATCGAAAGAACGGTCTGTCAGGGCCGGGCCTTGGATTTGGTCTTCCTAGCTGGAAGGGAGCTGGATCCAGCAAAGGAGTTGCTCTCTGATTCCTGCGGGGGCAAAGCGTGAGCGTGTGCCCTGAGAGCCGAGCTGTGAGAAGGGCAGAGGACTCAAAGTGGGCTCCCTTCCCTGGTTCCAGGTAGAAGTGGTTCCCTTTCCCTGAGTGGGCAGGGCCCGGAGGTGGAGTCTGATTCTGAAAACTGGGGTCTAGGGCTGGAGTTTGGATCCAGATGTTAACTTGACCACGCCCTTAAACGTAGATAGAGAAGAAACTGGAGCCTCTGCCGCAAGACGAAGACCAGCACGCAGACCTGACCCAGAGCCACCGCCCGCTCACTGGCTGCACCATTTTCCTGGGCTACACGTCCAACCTCATCAGTTCAGGCATCCGTGAGAGCATCCGTTATCTCGTGCAGCATAACATGGTAGGGAGCTTTTCAGACTGTGGCTTTGGCCCCTCTAGGTCTCAATGGACAGTAAGATTATTGGTCATTTTAGTAAGATAGGGAGATATGGGTCAGTTTTAAGCAGAGGgactggatttttttattttgcagcaGTTTCCTTGACTATAAAACTCTGGCAAGGTTACTAAATGAGGGTTGGGAGTTAGGAGTCCTGCCTGGAATGAAGGCAGGGCCCTCTTTTCTGGACCAACCTCACTGCCTGTGGCTGCAGGTGGATGTCTTGGTGACTACGGCTGGAGGTGTGGAGGAAGATCTCATCAAGTGCCTGGCACCCACATACCTGGGCGAGTTCAGCCTCAGGGGCAAGGAGCTACGTGAGAACGGGATTAACAGGTGGGGAGGCCTGAGTGGTGTTGGGCAGGGGGTCTGGGCTGAGGGTCCTGGGGCCTGATGCCTATCTGTCTCTGGCTCCCAGGATAGGAAACCTGCTGGTGCCCAATGACAATTACTGCAAGTTTGAGGACTGGCTGATGCCTATTCTGGACCAGATGGTGCTGGAGCAGAACACAGAGGTGGGGCTGGAGCAACGTAAGGGGCCAGTGTGGTGGCACTCAGAGAAGGCACCACTGAAGCTGATGTCCTCTCCTAGGGTGTGAAGTGGACACCTTCCAAAATGATTGCTCGGCTTGGCAAGGAGATCAACAACCCAGAGTCAGTGTATTACTGGGCCCAGAAGGTGAGGGGCAAAGATGCCAGGACTTGGCCTGTGATAACTTGTTTCATCTTCACAGTCACCTGAGGAGTCAGTGCTCTTCTCATCATCTGCGCTTCCTACATAAGTAATTTCAGACACAGGTTAGGCAGTTTGTCTGAGGTCACACAACTATTGGTATGATCCTACTCCTAGACCACCTGGGAGCAGTTGGAGCAGTGCTTAGCAACACTCTAAGGGCCTGTTGTAGTCCCCTGCTTCTCAAAGGCTATGAGGTCCAGTATTTGGAAAAATAAGAGGTACCATTCTTTATGTGCCAGGCAAGGTCCTAAGGGCTTTtatatatttgtgacagagacaaagagagggacagataggaactgacagacaggaagggagagagatgagaagcatcaattctttgttgcagctccttagtcttcttagttgttcattgattgctttctcatatgtgctttgactggggggctatagcagagcaagtgaccccctagttcaagccagcgacctttgggctcaagtcagtgaccatggggtcatgtctataatttcatgctcaaaccagtgaccctgtactcaagtcggatgagcccgtgctcaagccggcaacctcggggttttgaccctgggtcctctgtcccagtctgacgctctatccactgcgccaccacctggtcaggtggtcctAAGTGTTTTGGGTAGGTTTTCTTATACatgcttcctcatctgtgaggGAGATCTGCTGTTACTGTCATTTTATagtcaaggaaactgaggcccagagaaattaCACACCctgcccagaatcaggcagagaggGAATGCTGCAAGAATGGGGACCATGCTACCTTCACCAGGCTCTGACTTCTGCTTCTATCCTGTCCTCCCTTAGAACCACATCCCCGTATTGAGCCCAGCGCTCACAGATGGCTCGCTGGGTGACATGATCTTTTTCCATTCCTACAAGAACCCAGGCCTGGTCCTAGACATCGTGGAGGGTGAGGTGCTAGGgccagagaagtgggggaggagggctGCTGGGCCCAGGGCCTGACCACAGTGCTCTTCCTTAGACTTGAGGCTCATCaacacccaggccatctttgccaAGCGCTCTGGAATGATCATCCTGGGTGGAGGTGTGGTCAAACACCACATTGCAAACGCCAACCTCATGGTGAGTGGGGACAGAATACCTGGTCCTTAGTGTAAGGGTGACACTTGGGCCTGCTATGTAGAGATGTCTGTGTGCTAGGCCTATCCTACATGCTGGGATACAGCCTAGTTTATACTAGACAGGCCAGGGTCCCTGCCTTCCTGGGGCTGATGTTTTAGTCAGGGGAGATAGACAGCAGGTTAGGTGGCAGTCATTGCCATGGAGAAAAATAAGGATGACAAGATAGTAATTAAAGGGGCACTGTTCAAAAAAGGGAAGCCTTTCTGAGAATGTGACCTGTGAGTGGAGCAGATTTGCTAGATGCTTCCCTTGAGCCAGCCATGTGGTTGGCTTGAGGGAGTTTCCAGCAGAGGGAATAGCCTGTGCAAAGGCTCCAAGTTGCCTGAAATAAGTAACAGCCAGGAGGCCTGTGAAGGGAAACcggggacaggaagggagggggaatgTGGGAAGTTGGGTAGGGAGGTGACAGGCAAAACTTGCAGGGCCTTGAGGGCTGTGACCCAGGTGCTCATAAGTGCCCTCTGGCTGTTGTAGGGGGAACAAATGGGGCCAGAACCAGGGTGGGGACCAATGCCAGATAGGAGATGGTTAGGTTCAGAGATTTTCTTAAGAATTGGTGGCAGCTCCCACCGAACAGATGTGGGAGGGTTGTTGCTACCTAGGATGCGGGTCTAGTGCCTTGGTCGGCAAGCtgcggcttgcaagccacatgcggctctttggccccttgagtgtttagcataggccagcttaggagtaccctaattaagttaataacagtgtacctacgtatatagtttaagtttaaaaaactttggctctcaaaagaaatttcagtcgtactgttgatatttggctctgttgactaatgagtttgctgaccactggtctagggcaaCAATGCCCAGGCATTGCAGTGTGGGGCCACCAAAGGGCCCTTCTTTACCTAGGATACATGTGTGTCTGTCTTCTGTGACTGGCTGActgcccaccctgcccctccTTACAGAGGAACGGGGCTGACTATGCTGTCTACATCAACACAGCCCAGGAGTTTGATGGCTCTGACTCTGGTGCCCAGCCAGATGAAGCTGTCTCTTGGGGCAAGATCCGGGTGGATGCACAGCCTGTCAAGGTGAGCGCCAACTAGTGAGCTGGGGTGCAGGGTCTCCAAAGCTGCAGCTTTGGGTCCTATGGTTACTGGAGTCCTCTCTACAGGTCTGTGCTGATGCCTCTCTGGTCTTCCCCCTGCTCGTGGCTGAAACCTTTGCCCAGAAGGTAGATGCTTTCATGCTTGAGAAGAACAAGGACTGAACAGCTGTGGCCCCAGGGAGGCCCCTCCTATTTATTAGTTTTcaggcccagcccctcccccattccttgGTCAGTAGTCTAGAATAAATGGTCTTTCAGTGATCCAGAGTCTGCATGTGTGTCCTTGGTGGTCATGGGTCCCCTGGCTTCAACCTGTGCCACCTTCAGCCTCGTAGGACTCTTCCCGCCAGCACTGGATGCTGCCCCCCATGGCAGTCAGCAGGCAGGGCTCTGTGGGGTGGTAGGCCAGTGACTGTACCACACCATGACCAACCTGCAGGTGCAGTGTTAGGACACCCTGTGGAACAAGAGGGAGGGGAATGGTTATCAGTGAGCCCCCTCCTTCCCTGACCTTCAGCCACCTACTAGTGGCTTTCCAGTCACTGCAAACCTAGTCTGCCCAAAGATAAAGCTACCCTCAGAGGCTCTGCCCTTCCAGGTGCTCAGGCCAAACCCTTGTACTTTTCACACCTCACATCCCTTTATCAGTAAATCTTGATTCTGCCTTTAGATTATGTTCTGAGGTCACCTATTCTTTCCACATTCATGGCCACCATCATGCTCTGAGCCAGTTATACTGAACTTCAGCTTCCTCCCACCTTGCCTGCCGTCACAGCGGCTCCACCGGCTACTCGGCAGTGTCGGTGCTTGCGCTTCCTTCATCAACCTGCAGACATAGCTCCACATACACAGTTTCCCAAGCAGGCCTTGTTCCTCTTTTTACCTTGCAGCGTTCCTTCATGTGTGCCTTCCCTACAGTGTGCCCTGTGGTTTACCAGACCCTCAAGAAGTAGGTAGAACGTTGGTGCTTTCTTAGTTCCCTGAGAGGGttggctgctggagtcccagggtCCCCCAGTTCCCTCCACCCTGTTAGGGGACTTACTTCCTTTGGTCAAGCCCCAGGACCCAAGTCTCCTTCCTGAGTCTCTCCAGCTCTTGAGATTCTGCTAAGCCCAGCCCATCTGTTCTTAGCCAAATGCCACCACCAGTCTGGGAGACATCAGAACAGGGCTCACTCAGCTTGGGGCTAGAAACAACTGGGATACTCAGAAGCAGCTCATCTTATACTCAGCCTCATCTCTTCTAGGGTTGAATGCTGCCATTGGCTTTGCCTCCCTCAGGTCAGTCCCAGTGACTCAACCTACCATTAGTGGCCCTGCCTAACTTGTATCCTACCGTTGCCACTGCTGTCCTGACATACTTCTATTTCCTGACCAATGCCCCCTTTGCCAAAAATGCCCTTTCTGTCCTCTCACTCCTAGTTCCAGCTGCTGGTTCCAACAGTCCCTTTTTCAGGTCTGCAAGTGACTGAAGTAAGGACAAaatggggacagggcaggggccctgctgcaGTGCTGGGGTGGGGAAGCTTACCTCCACCAGGTCCCAGAAGAACACCTTCCCGTCCTCAGAGCAGCTGACTACGTGCGTGTCACGCTCACTCAGGCAGCAGTCCAGCTTGTACTCTTGGTTCTTATGGCCCGTGTACCTGGGGGTGGGTGAGATTAGTGGGCCTTGGGTCTTACCAGGGGCAGAGTTCAGGGAAGGGGCCCCACAACCCCAAGACTCACTCCCCCAGC is drawn from Saccopteryx leptura isolate mSacLep1 chromosome 1, mSacLep1_pri_phased_curated, whole genome shotgun sequence and contains these coding sequences:
- the DHPS gene encoding deoxyhypusine synthase isoform X1 encodes the protein MEGHPEGLAPAAALAAVLKHSSALPPESAQVRGYDFNRGVDYHALLEAFRTTGFQATNFGRAVHQVNAMIEKKLEPLPQDEDQHADLTQSHRPLTGCTIFLGYTSNLISSGIRESIRYLVQHNMVDVLVTTAGGVEEDLIKCLAPTYLGEFSLRGKELRENGINRIGNLLVPNDNYCKFEDWLMPILDQMVLEQNTEGVKWTPSKMIARLGKEINNPESVYYWAQKNHIPVLSPALTDGSLGDMIFFHSYKNPGLVLDIVEDLRLINTQAIFAKRSGMIILGGGVVKHHIANANLMRNGADYAVYINTAQEFDGSDSGAQPDEAVSWGKIRVDAQPVKVCADASLVFPLLVAETFAQKVDAFMLEKNKD
- the DHPS gene encoding deoxyhypusine synthase isoform X2, giving the protein MVDVLVTTAGGVEEDLIKCLAPTYLGEFSLRGKELRENGINRIGNLLVPNDNYCKFEDWLMPILDQMVLEQNTEGVKWTPSKMIARLGKEINNPESVYYWAQKNHIPVLSPALTDGSLGDMIFFHSYKNPGLVLDIVEDLRLINTQAIFAKRSGMIILGGGVVKHHIANANLMRNGADYAVYINTAQEFDGSDSGAQPDEAVSWGKIRVDAQPVKVCADASLVFPLLVAETFAQKVDAFMLEKNKD